In Electrophorus electricus isolate fEleEle1 chromosome 1, fEleEle1.pri, whole genome shotgun sequence, a single window of DNA contains:
- the ten1 gene encoding CST complex subunit TEN1, whose product MLPAHATFYFPWEIRTDAIKDGTSLRTFGRLASYLPEESRAVLTCVRASVQHQVSVRTTFVEPFHPVIGAQYIVLGETEKAEGGDAILHARVLTCVDGVDVALLQKAVDEQRSFFKDRDGPGPE is encoded by the exons ATGCTCCCAGCACATGCAACGTTTTATTTCCCATGGGAAATCAGAACTGACGCGATAAAAGACGGAACTTCACTGCGGACGTTTGGCAG ACTTGCGAGCTACCTGCCGGAGGAGTCCAGAGCTGTTCTGACCTGTGTTCGTGCGTCGGTGCAGCACCAGGTGTCCGTGCGGACAACGTTTGTAGAGCCCTTTCATCCAGTTATTGGGGCTCAGTACATTGTCCTTGGAGAGACCGAAAAGGCAGAGG GCGGTGACGCTATCCTGCACGCTCGCGTTTTGACCTGCGTGGACGGAGTAGATGTTGCTCTGCTGCAGAAGGCCGTAGATGAACAGAGGAGCTTTTTTAAGGACAGGGACGGTCCTGGGCCAGAGTAG